A window of the Vigna angularis cultivar LongXiaoDou No.4 chromosome 3, ASM1680809v1, whole genome shotgun sequence genome harbors these coding sequences:
- the LOC108321435 gene encoding casparian strip membrane protein 1: MSTTVDVPESSNVGKGKAVAVGRPGGWKKGLAIMDFILRLGGIASSLGAAATMGTSDQTLPFFTQFFQFEASYDSFTTFQFFVITMSLVAGYLVLSLPFSVVAIIRPHAAGPRLFLIILDTVFLTLATASGASAAAIVYLAHNGNQDSNWLAICNQFGDFCAQTSGAVVASFVAVVILVLLVIMSALLLKRHQS; encoded by the exons atgtcaacgACCGTGGATGTCCCAGAATCCAGCAATGTTGGTAAAGGAAAAGCAGTTGCAGTTGGAAGGCCAGGAGGGTGGAAGAAAGGGTTAGCCATAATGGACTTCATTCTAAGGTTGGGTGGCATAGCATCTTCTCTTGGTGCTGCAGCAACTATGGGAACAAGTGATCAAACGCTCCCTTTCTTCACTCAGTTCTTTCAGTTTGAAGCTAGTTACGATAGCTTCACTACTTTTCA GTTTTTTGTGATTACAATGTCACTGGTGGCTGGGTATCTTGTCCTGTCACTACCCTTCTCAGTCGTAGCCATCATACGCCCTCATGCAGCTGGACCAAGGCTTTTCCTCATCATCCTAGACACA GTGTTTCTGACTTTGGCCACAGCTAGTGGTGCTTCGGCAGCTGCAATCGTTTACTTGGCACACAACGGCAATCAAGACTCCAACTGGCTTGCCATCTGTAACCAGTTTGGAGACTTTTGTGCCCAAACCAGTGGAGCTGTGGTTGCGTCCTTCGTCGCTGTGGTTATCCTTGTGCTTCTCGTTATTATGTCTGCTTTGCTCCTCAAAAGACACCAAAGTTAA